A genomic window from Flavobacterium johnsoniae includes:
- the lgt gene encoding prolipoprotein diacylglyceryl transferase: MKNGILNWNVDPVIFWITDTFPLKYYGALFACGLLLGFYIVRNIYKKENLSLDNLDSLLIYVIVGTVLGARLGHCFFYEPDYFFKHPIEILLPIQKIKGAYEFVGYQGLASHGGSIGVITAMILYCRRYKVQFLGLLDKMSVAVPVTGAFIRMGNFMNSEIYGKPTNGNWGVVFQRDDLIPRHPTQLYEAFAYLLIFGILFYMYKSEKIRKAQGLIFGTFLTLLFAARFIIEFFKENQEAFENDMLINMGQILSIPFILIGLGLIFWKSKNVTVDSDSLQ; the protein is encoded by the coding sequence ATGAAAAACGGAATATTAAATTGGAACGTAGATCCTGTTATTTTCTGGATCACAGATACTTTTCCGTTAAAATATTACGGAGCTCTTTTTGCCTGTGGACTTCTTTTAGGCTTTTATATTGTTAGAAATATTTATAAAAAAGAAAATCTTTCGTTAGACAATCTCGACAGTCTACTTATTTATGTTATTGTCGGAACCGTTTTAGGCGCCAGACTTGGACATTGTTTCTTTTACGAACCCGATTATTTCTTTAAACATCCGATAGAAATTCTTTTACCGATTCAGAAAATCAAAGGCGCTTACGAATTTGTTGGTTATCAAGGTTTGGCAAGTCACGGAGGTTCAATAGGAGTAATCACGGCGATGATTTTATATTGCCGAAGATATAAAGTACAATTCTTAGGACTTTTGGATAAAATGTCGGTTGCAGTTCCTGTAACGGGTGCTTTTATCAGAATGGGAAATTTTATGAATTCTGAAATCTACGGAAAACCAACCAATGGAAATTGGGGTGTAGTTTTTCAAAGAGATGATTTAATTCCTAGACATCCGACGCAATTATATGAAGCGTTTGCTTATTTATTGATTTTCGGAATTCTGTTTTATATGTACAAATCAGAAAAAATTAGAAAGGCACAAGGTTTAATCTTTGGAACTTTCTTAACTTTATTATTCGCAGCTCGTTTTATAATCGAATTTTTTAAAGAAAATCAAGAAGCTTTCGAGAATGATATGCTGATTAATATGGGACAGATTTTAAGTATTCCGTTTATATTAATTGGTTTAGGATTGATTTTTTGGAAAAGTAAAAACGTTACAGTTGACAGTGACAGTTTACAGTAA
- a CDS encoding tetratricopeptide repeat protein has translation MRNILIYIVLLYSGFAFAQNEQLAQYYYDKGDFEKAKISYEELLKNAPSNTQYFLRTVDCYQQLQQFANAEKAIQERLNRYKQGVFLVELGYNFQLQKNDSKAKSYYDQAIEKIKISPNDVYGIANSFEKKVLLEYALKAYQTAMQIQPTFNFNFQIGMLYGQLGKTDLMIDLLLTESFANPQNSNLIQTQLSRFMNGETDNTAFKDAMRKSLILKTQKDQDVFWNHYLSWFYVQQKEFGKAFIQEKAIYKREPESLLSIVNLSQFAMNEEDDETATEILNFILQNTKDLDLLIQSNANLMQIKIKKADEKEYPAIDQELKQLLTTYEISPFTLSLQLIQAHFLAFNLKKTEEGKAVVKKALELNLNEYQKADAKMELADILLLEEKYNQALIYYSQIQLDLKNDVMAHEASLKAAKTSYYKGDFEWANKQFKELKAANTQLIANDALEYFLLINDNTAADSTQVALKQFAKGDFLIYQNKKQEAIAQFQNILKTFKGQEIEAVTLLRLGKVYESQKDFASALSQYQQIIDNHGDGIYVDEALFFSAEIYNDELKDVEKAKSLYEKVIFNHQDSIYFVDARKKYRELRGDKNL, from the coding sequence ATGAGAAACATATTAATATATATCGTTTTATTATATTCTGGTTTTGCATTTGCGCAAAACGAGCAGTTGGCGCAATATTATTATGATAAAGGAGATTTTGAAAAAGCGAAAATCAGTTATGAAGAGCTTTTAAAAAATGCACCTTCCAACACACAATATTTTTTAAGAACAGTCGATTGTTATCAGCAATTACAGCAGTTTGCAAATGCTGAAAAAGCAATTCAAGAACGTCTGAATCGCTACAAACAAGGCGTTTTTTTGGTCGAATTAGGATATAATTTTCAATTGCAGAAAAACGATTCGAAAGCCAAAAGCTATTACGATCAGGCAATCGAAAAGATAAAAATAAGTCCAAACGATGTTTACGGAATTGCCAATTCTTTCGAGAAAAAAGTATTGTTAGAATATGCTTTAAAAGCCTATCAGACTGCAATGCAGATTCAGCCGACTTTTAATTTCAATTTTCAAATCGGTATGCTTTACGGTCAACTAGGAAAAACCGATTTGATGATCGATTTATTGCTGACAGAATCTTTCGCAAATCCGCAAAATTCTAATTTGATTCAGACACAATTGTCTCGATTCATGAATGGCGAAACCGATAACACGGCTTTTAAAGATGCGATGCGAAAATCATTAATTCTTAAAACGCAAAAAGATCAAGACGTTTTCTGGAATCATTATTTGAGCTGGTTTTATGTACAGCAGAAAGAATTCGGAAAAGCCTTCATTCAAGAAAAAGCCATTTACAAACGTGAACCAGAATCGTTGTTAAGCATTGTCAATCTGAGTCAGTTTGCAATGAACGAAGAGGATGATGAAACGGCTACAGAAATTCTGAATTTCATTCTTCAAAACACAAAAGATTTAGATTTATTGATTCAATCGAATGCGAATTTGATGCAGATTAAAATCAAAAAAGCAGATGAAAAAGAATATCCTGCGATTGATCAAGAATTAAAGCAATTGCTTACTACTTATGAAATAAGTCCTTTTACCTTATCTTTGCAACTTATTCAAGCCCATTTTTTGGCTTTTAATTTGAAAAAGACAGAAGAAGGAAAAGCAGTTGTCAAAAAAGCTTTAGAATTAAATTTAAACGAATATCAAAAAGCCGACGCTAAAATGGAATTGGCTGATATTTTGCTTTTAGAAGAAAAATACAATCAAGCGTTGATTTATTATTCGCAAATTCAATTGGATTTAAAGAATGATGTAATGGCGCACGAAGCGAGTTTGAAAGCAGCAAAAACAAGTTATTACAAAGGCGATTTTGAATGGGCGAATAAACAATTCAAAGAATTAAAAGCCGCCAACACGCAATTAATCGCCAACGATGCACTGGAATATTTTCTTTTAATTAATGATAATACAGCTGCAGATTCGACTCAAGTGGCGCTGAAACAATTTGCAAAAGGCGATTTTTTGATTTATCAAAATAAAAAACAAGAAGCTATTGCTCAGTTTCAGAATATTTTAAAAACCTTTAAAGGTCAAGAAATAGAAGCGGTAACGTTATTGCGTTTAGGAAAAGTTTACGAAAGTCAGAAAGATTTTGCTTCGGCTTTAAGCCAATATCAGCAGATTATTGATAATCACGGCGACGGAATTTATGTAGACGAAGCGCTGTTTTTCTCAGCAGAAATCTATAACGACGAACTAAAAGATGTAGAAAAGGCAAAGTCTTTATATGAAAAGGTAATTTTTAATCATCAAGACAGCATTTACTTTGTAGATGCCAGAAAAAAATACCGCGAGTTAAGAGGGGATAAGAATCTATAA
- the nhaA gene encoding Na+/H+ antiporter NhaA produces the protein MKLTKTFKAFFENEKSGGIILLAVTLLSLFLANSSFQVPYVAFWEKEIAGHTITDWINDGLMTIFFLLIGLELEREIYHGELSNFKNASLPIMAAFGGMLVPAAIFLVLNYGTTTQNGAGIPMATDIAFAIGILSLLGNRVPASLKVFLTALAVIDDLGAIIVIAVFYTTSISFLNLGIALGIWIILFVLNRMKIHNLIPYLIGGVIMWYFMLNSGVHATITGVILAFVIPFGDGGEKTSSYRLQHFLHQPVAFFILPLFAIANTALTIESNWHEGLNHSNTYGIILGLVVGKPLGILLFSSVGVTSGLCILPKNLKWAHILGAGMLGGIGFTMSIFITVLAFKNPEIIVFSKIAILIASFLAGLFGFIFLKYVLNKKHNDLLEI, from the coding sequence ATGAAATTAACCAAGACCTTTAAAGCCTTTTTTGAAAACGAAAAATCGGGAGGAATTATCTTGCTTGCCGTAACACTTCTATCGCTTTTCCTTGCCAATTCTTCTTTTCAGGTTCCATATGTGGCATTTTGGGAAAAAGAAATTGCAGGGCACACAATAACAGATTGGATTAACGACGGATTAATGACGATTTTTTTCCTTCTAATCGGATTAGAATTGGAACGCGAAATTTATCACGGAGAATTATCTAATTTCAAAAATGCATCATTGCCTATAATGGCGGCTTTTGGCGGAATGCTGGTTCCTGCGGCAATCTTTTTGGTTTTAAATTATGGAACTACAACTCAAAACGGAGCGGGAATTCCGATGGCGACAGATATTGCTTTTGCAATCGGTATTTTATCACTTTTAGGAAATCGAGTTCCTGCTTCTCTAAAAGTATTTTTAACCGCTTTGGCAGTTATTGACGATTTAGGCGCTATTATTGTAATTGCCGTTTTTTATACAACTTCTATTTCGTTTCTTAATCTCGGAATTGCGCTTGGAATCTGGATTATTCTATTTGTTTTAAATCGAATGAAAATTCACAATCTCATTCCGTATCTGATTGGCGGCGTTATTATGTGGTATTTTATGCTTAATTCTGGCGTTCACGCCACAATAACTGGTGTAATTCTGGCTTTTGTTATTCCGTTTGGAGACGGCGGCGAAAAAACTTCATCATATAGATTACAGCACTTTTTACATCAGCCCGTTGCTTTTTTCATTTTACCGTTGTTTGCAATTGCAAATACAGCACTTACAATCGAATCTAATTGGCACGAAGGTTTAAATCATTCTAATACTTACGGAATTATCCTCGGACTTGTCGTTGGAAAACCGCTTGGAATACTCCTTTTCTCTTCTGTCGGTGTAACTTCTGGCTTATGCATTTTACCCAAAAACTTAAAATGGGCTCATATTTTAGGCGCAGGAATGTTGGGTGGAATCGGTTTTACAATGTCGATTTTCATAACCGTTTTAGCTTTCAAAAATCCAGAAATCATTGTTTTTTCGAAAATTGCTATTCTTATTGCTTCTTTCTTGGCCGGACTTTTTGGGTTTATTTTTCTTAAATATGTTTTGAACAAAAAGCACAACGATTTACTTGAAATATGA
- a CDS encoding DUF4286 family protein, with translation MIIYNVTTNIHESVHDQWLKWMQEKHIPEILATQKFSSARIVKVLVEEEMGGITYSTQYVTDSKETLDKFYIEDEPEFHREALGLFADKMLSFRTELEVISEH, from the coding sequence ATGATCATTTACAACGTTACCACAAACATACACGAAAGCGTTCACGACCAATGGTTAAAATGGATGCAGGAAAAACACATACCAGAAATTTTAGCAACTCAGAAGTTTTCTTCTGCAAGAATCGTAAAAGTTTTGGTTGAAGAAGAAATGGGAGGAATCACTTATTCAACACAATATGTGACAGATAGCAAAGAAACTTTGGATAAATTTTATATCGAAGATGAACCAGAATTTCACAGAGAAGCTTTAGGTTTATTTGCAGATAAAATGCTTTCTTTTAGAACAGAGTTAGAAGTTATTTCTGAGCATTGA
- the rsmA gene encoding 16S rRNA (adenine(1518)-N(6)/adenine(1519)-N(6))-dimethyltransferase RsmA — protein MEKVKAKKHLGQHFLKDESIAKAIADTLSLKGYDEVLEIGPGMGVLTKYLLDKPIITRVIEIDTESVAYLDANYPKLKDKIISEDFLKYNINQVYENKQFAIIGNFPYNISSQIVFRTLEFRDQIPEFSGMFQKEVAERICEKKGSKTYGILSVLAQAFYDTEYLFTVDENVFIPPPKVKSGVMKMTRKEDYSLPCGEKLFFTVVKTAFQQRRKTLRNSLKTLNLSDNLREDTIFDKRPEQLSVDEFIELTQKIEADGVQS, from the coding sequence ATGGAAAAAGTAAAAGCCAAAAAACATTTAGGACAGCACTTTCTTAAAGACGAAAGCATTGCAAAAGCAATTGCTGATACTTTAAGTCTAAAAGGGTACGATGAGGTTTTAGAAATAGGGCCAGGAATGGGTGTGCTTACTAAATATTTACTTGATAAACCCATTATTACTCGAGTAATCGAGATTGATACAGAGTCTGTTGCGTATTTGGATGCCAATTATCCAAAATTAAAAGACAAAATTATTTCAGAAGACTTCCTGAAATACAATATAAATCAAGTTTACGAAAATAAGCAGTTCGCTATTATTGGTAACTTTCCTTATAATATCTCTTCTCAAATTGTTTTTAGAACATTAGAATTTAGAGATCAGATTCCGGAATTTTCTGGAATGTTTCAAAAGGAAGTTGCAGAACGAATCTGCGAGAAAAAAGGATCAAAAACATACGGAATTTTGTCTGTCCTAGCACAGGCTTTCTATGATACTGAGTATTTGTTTACTGTAGACGAAAATGTTTTTATTCCTCCGCCCAAGGTGAAATCGGGTGTGATGAAAATGACCCGAAAGGAAGATTATAGTCTTCCTTGTGGTGAAAAGTTATTTTTTACGGTTGTAAAAACGGCTTTTCAGCAAAGACGAAAAACATTACGTAACAGTTTGAAAACATTAAATTTATCAGACAATTTGCGAGAAGACACTATCTTTGATAAACGTCCCGAGCAGTTAAGTGTCGATGAATTTATTGAACTAACTCAAAAAATAGAAGCCGATGGAGTTCAAAGTTAG
- the proC gene encoding pyrroline-5-carboxylate reductase encodes MKVHIIGGGNLGVSIALGIAKFSKNNQVTVTRRNTGSIQYLTEYGITVSNDNKHNIQEADVVILTIKPYQVDTVLAEILPVIQNKTIASAVSGLSLEVLQTKTNFEYPVVRIMPNIAAQFGESATCISFPEKYKENASPIVDLFQDLGTAPVIDEKLMDAATVLGACGTAYALRYIRASMQAGIEIGFDSNTALAIAAQTVKGAAKMLLEERVHPEQLIDRVTTPQGCTIVGLNEMEHNGFSSSLIKGIKTSLKQIKG; translated from the coding sequence ATGAAAGTACACATTATTGGAGGAGGAAACCTTGGGGTTTCTATTGCCTTGGGAATTGCTAAATTCTCGAAAAACAACCAAGTTACTGTCACAAGAAGAAATACAGGAAGTATTCAATATTTAACGGAATATGGAATCACTGTTTCTAACGATAATAAACACAATATTCAAGAAGCTGATGTTGTAATTTTAACCATAAAACCATATCAGGTTGATACGGTTTTGGCTGAGATCCTGCCAGTTATTCAAAACAAAACAATTGCTTCAGCTGTAAGCGGATTGTCTTTGGAGGTGCTTCAAACCAAAACAAATTTTGAATATCCAGTTGTTCGCATTATGCCAAATATTGCGGCGCAGTTTGGAGAATCGGCGACTTGTATTTCTTTCCCTGAAAAATACAAAGAAAACGCATCACCAATTGTTGACTTATTCCAAGATTTAGGAACAGCTCCTGTAATCGACGAAAAATTAATGGATGCAGCAACTGTTTTAGGAGCGTGCGGAACAGCGTATGCGTTGCGTTATATTCGCGCGTCTATGCAAGCAGGAATCGAAATTGGTTTCGATTCTAATACTGCACTTGCAATTGCGGCTCAAACTGTAAAAGGAGCTGCTAAAATGCTTTTAGAAGAGCGTGTGCATCCAGAACAATTAATTGATCGTGTAACAACGCCACAAGGCTGTACAATTGTCGGTTTAAATGAAATGGAGCACAATGGTTTTAGTTCTTCTTTAATTAAAGGAATTAAGACTTCTTTGAAGCAAATCAAAGGTTAA
- the mgtE gene encoding magnesium transporter — MEFKVSKEFIHQLEDLINKKNDNELEVLLNDLHHADIAEILDELDFDEATYIFKVLDSDKTAEILLELEEDLRENILSRLSPKEIAEELDELETNDAADIIAELSQEIKAEVISEILDVEHAKDIVDLLRYDENTAGGLMGKELVKVNENWNVLTCVKEMRIQAENVSRVHSIYVVDDENRLKGRLSLKDLLTSSTKTQIGEVYIRKLNFVNVDTEDVEVARIMQKYDLEAIPVVDELGRLVGRITIDDIVDVIKEEADKDYQLAAGITQDVESNDSVYELTKARLPWLLIGMVIEIVASFVLKGNEATFQKYSTLIIFVPLLSATAGNIGVQASAIVVQGLANGTLKDFSRGYFTKEITVSMISGSIISLLLLCYHSIMYQQYLVGFAISISMIVVILFAATLGTLVPLFLNKNKIDPAIATGPFITTTNDVFGIMLYFGVANLILGF; from the coding sequence ATGGAGTTCAAAGTTAGTAAAGAATTTATACATCAGTTAGAAGATCTAATCAATAAGAAAAACGACAACGAACTTGAAGTTTTACTTAATGATCTGCACCATGCCGATATTGCCGAAATCTTAGACGAATTAGATTTTGACGAGGCAACTTATATCTTTAAGGTTTTAGATAGTGATAAAACAGCCGAAATTCTTCTGGAATTAGAAGAAGATCTGCGTGAAAATATCTTAAGCCGACTTTCGCCAAAAGAAATTGCAGAAGAGCTTGATGAGCTTGAAACTAACGATGCTGCCGACATTATCGCTGAACTTTCGCAAGAAATAAAAGCGGAAGTAATCTCAGAAATATTAGACGTTGAACACGCCAAAGACATTGTTGATCTTTTGCGTTACGACGAAAATACGGCTGGTGGTTTGATGGGAAAAGAACTTGTAAAAGTGAATGAAAACTGGAATGTTTTGACCTGCGTTAAAGAAATGAGAATTCAGGCAGAAAACGTTTCTAGAGTACATTCTATTTACGTGGTTGATGATGAAAATCGCTTAAAAGGAAGACTTTCTCTTAAAGATTTACTGACTTCTTCAACCAAAACTCAAATTGGGGAAGTTTATATCCGAAAATTAAATTTTGTAAATGTTGATACGGAAGATGTTGAAGTTGCTCGTATCATGCAAAAGTATGACTTAGAGGCAATTCCAGTTGTTGACGAATTAGGTCGTTTGGTTGGAAGAATTACAATTGACGACATCGTAGACGTAATTAAAGAAGAAGCAGACAAAGATTACCAGTTAGCGGCAGGTATTACGCAAGACGTAGAATCAAATGACAGCGTTTACGAACTAACAAAAGCACGCTTGCCTTGGCTTTTAATCGGAATGGTAATCGAAATTGTTGCATCTTTTGTTTTAAAAGGTAACGAAGCGACGTTTCAAAAATATTCTACTTTAATCATTTTTGTGCCTTTACTTTCTGCTACAGCAGGAAATATCGGTGTTCAGGCTTCGGCAATTGTTGTGCAAGGTTTAGCAAACGGAACGCTAAAAGACTTTAGTCGTGGATATTTTACAAAAGAGATTACCGTTTCTATGATTTCGGGAAGTATCATTTCATTGCTTTTATTGTGCTATCATTCAATAATGTACCAACAGTATTTAGTCGGATTTGCTATTTCAATTTCGATGATTGTTGTGATTCTTTTTGCTGCAACTTTAGGAACGTTGGTGCCGCTTTTCCTTAACAAAAATAAAATTGATCCTGCAATCGCAACGGGTCCGTTTATTACAACAACCAATGACGTATTCGGAATCATGTTATACTTCGGAGTAGCAAATTTGATTCTCGGATTCTAG
- the serS gene encoding serine--tRNA ligase, with protein sequence MLQIAFIRENQEKVIKALAKRNIEAKSVVEEVVQLDENRRAAQVELDNTLSESNKLSKDIGELMKSGEKAKAAILKEKTVSLKEKSKELSEKAEALAVELTNKLYTLPNLPADIVPEGKTPDDNLNVFQEGDIPTLHEGAQPHWELVKKYDIIDFELGVKITGAGFPVYKGKGARLQRALINYFLDKNTAAGYNEVQVPHLVNEASGFGTGQLPDKEGQMYHSTIDDLYLIPTAEVPVTNLFRDVILNESELPVLHTAYTPCFRREAGSYGAHVRGLNRLHQFDKVEIVRVEHPDNSYAALDGMVEHVKEILKELKLPYRVLRLCGGDMGFTSALTYDFEVFSTAQDRWLEISSVSNFETFQANRLKLRFKDKDGKNQLAHTLNGSSLALPRVLAGIIENYQTPEGIVIPEVLRPYCGFDIIN encoded by the coding sequence ATGTTACAAATTGCATTTATTAGAGAAAATCAAGAGAAAGTAATCAAAGCTTTAGCAAAACGAAATATCGAGGCTAAAAGCGTTGTGGAAGAGGTGGTTCAATTAGACGAAAATCGTCGTGCTGCACAAGTAGAATTAGACAATACTTTATCAGAATCTAATAAATTGTCCAAAGATATTGGTGAATTGATGAAATCTGGAGAGAAAGCTAAAGCAGCAATCTTAAAAGAAAAAACAGTTTCACTAAAAGAGAAAAGTAAAGAACTTAGCGAAAAAGCAGAAGCTTTGGCTGTTGAGTTAACCAATAAACTATACACTTTACCAAACCTTCCGGCAGATATTGTTCCTGAAGGAAAAACGCCAGACGATAACTTGAATGTTTTCCAAGAAGGAGATATTCCTACTTTACACGAAGGCGCGCAGCCGCATTGGGAATTGGTAAAGAAATACGATATTATCGATTTTGAATTGGGTGTAAAAATCACTGGAGCAGGATTTCCTGTTTATAAAGGAAAAGGGGCTCGTTTACAGCGCGCTTTAATAAATTACTTTTTAGACAAAAATACCGCTGCAGGATATAATGAAGTTCAGGTTCCTCATTTGGTAAACGAAGCTTCAGGTTTTGGAACAGGACAATTACCAGACAAAGAAGGACAAATGTATCATTCTACAATTGATGATTTATATTTGATTCCAACGGCTGAGGTTCCAGTTACAAATTTATTCCGCGATGTAATTTTAAACGAAAGCGAATTACCAGTTTTGCATACAGCGTATACGCCATGTTTCCGTCGCGAAGCAGGTTCTTACGGAGCACACGTTCGCGGATTAAACCGTTTGCACCAATTTGATAAAGTAGAAATCGTTCGTGTTGAACATCCTGATAATTCTTATGCAGCGCTTGACGGAATGGTTGAGCATGTAAAAGAGATTTTAAAAGAATTAAAACTTCCTTACAGAGTTTTACGTCTTTGCGGAGGTGATATGGGATTCACATCTGCTTTAACGTATGATTTTGAAGTGTTTTCAACCGCGCAAGATCGTTGGTTAGAAATTAGTTCTGTTTCTAACTTTGAAACTTTCCAGGCAAACCGCTTGAAATTACGTTTTAAAGATAAAGACGGAAAAAATCAGCTGGCGCATACACTTAACGGAAGTTCATTAGCACTTCCTCGTGTTTTAGCCGGAATTATTGAAAATTACCAAACTCCAGAAGGAATCGTGATACCAGAAGTTTTACGTCCTTACTGTGGATTTGATATTATAAACTAG
- a CDS encoding 2-hydroxyacid dehydrogenase, giving the protein MSIKILHIDSNNPILWNQLEEAGFENHADFKSSKEEIEGKIQDYNGIVIRSRFKIDKTFLDKATKLQFIARVGAGLESIDCECASSKGIHLIAAPEGNRNAVAEHSLGVILSLFNNLNQADAEVKSGQWNRESNRGHELDLKTVGIIGYGNMGKAFAKKLRGFDTEVLCYDILDNVGDENAKQVSLEELREKTDVLSLHLPWTPETDKMVNKSFINAFKKPFWIINTSRGKNIVTADLVEAMKEKKVLGAGLDVLEYEKLSFETLFQDKNTPEAFQYLLESKNVLLTPHIAGWTFESHERLAQVIVDKIKAIYKIE; this is encoded by the coding sequence ATGAGCATAAAAATTCTTCATATCGACAGCAATAATCCTATTTTATGGAATCAATTGGAAGAAGCTGGTTTCGAAAATCACGCCGATTTTAAATCTTCTAAAGAAGAAATTGAGGGAAAAATTCAAGATTATAACGGAATCGTAATTCGCAGCCGTTTCAAGATCGATAAGACTTTTTTAGATAAAGCAACAAAGTTGCAATTTATTGCGAGAGTTGGCGCAGGTTTGGAAAGTATTGATTGTGAGTGTGCTTCTTCGAAAGGAATTCATCTAATTGCTGCTCCAGAAGGTAATCGCAACGCTGTTGCAGAACATTCGCTTGGCGTAATTTTGTCTTTGTTTAATAATCTAAACCAAGCTGATGCTGAAGTAAAATCAGGTCAATGGAATCGAGAAAGCAATCGCGGCCATGAATTAGATTTAAAAACAGTCGGAATTATCGGTTATGGAAATATGGGAAAAGCTTTTGCTAAAAAACTGAGAGGTTTTGATACAGAAGTTCTTTGCTATGATATTTTGGATAATGTTGGAGACGAAAACGCCAAACAAGTTTCGTTAGAAGAATTACGCGAAAAAACAGATGTTTTAAGTCTTCACCTTCCTTGGACACCAGAAACGGATAAAATGGTTAACAAAAGCTTTATAAATGCGTTTAAAAAACCGTTTTGGATCATCAATACTTCGCGAGGTAAAAACATAGTTACAGCAGATTTGGTTGAAGCTATGAAAGAGAAAAAAGTGCTTGGTGCAGGTTTGGATGTTTTGGAGTATGAGAAACTTTCTTTTGAAACCCTTTTTCAAGACAAAAATACGCCAGAAGCATTTCAATATTTACTAGAATCTAAAAATGTTTTGCTAACGCCACACATTGCTGGGTGGACTTTTGAAAGCCATGAAAGATTGGCGCAAGTCATTGTCGATAAAATAAAAGCAATTTACAAGATCGAATAA